Sequence from the Candidatus Neomarinimicrobiota bacterium genome:
CCGCTGAGCTCGGAAGAGATCAATACATTGCTGAAAGAGATACTTATTCCATATCAGAAATCGGGAGAAGCAAAATGAGAACATCAGGTGTTTTTATGTTGCTAGCGGGGGTTGTCATAATTGCTTTTTATATTATTTACGAACTCCTGAAAATAATAGTTTTTATTCCAAGTAAGATGAGGATCGCCGTGGCCCTTATCGTGGTGGGCGGACTGCTGGTGCTGGCAAGCATGATAAAGGAGAGAGTTTCTGATTCCAAAGGTGAGTCTTTTAAAGGAGTAAGGTCATGATTCTAACTACATCTTCGACAATTCCCGGTCATGCCATAACCGAATCAAAAGGATTGGTGAAAGGCAGTACCATCCGTGCCAGGCATGTGGGAAAAGATATTGTTGCTTCACTCCGGACCGTCATAGGAGGTGAGATCAAGGAGTATACGGAGATGATGGCTGAGTCCCGGGAAGAGGCTCAGCAGCGGATGATTGAGCGGGCCGAAGAGATGGGAGCTAATGCCATTACAGACATACGGTTTACCACCTCCATGGTCATGTCCAATACTTCAGAGATACTGGCCTATGGAACTGCGGTTATGGCTGTCGGAAGCTGAACGGCCAGTAGTTCACGACTTCTTCATTTTTTCTACGGCCGCCTTGATCTTGGCCTGGCTTTCCGGCGTTTTCCACTGTCGGATGAATTCATCTGTCGAGTCGCCCCCTTTTTCAAACATTTCCAGTGCCGGCGCGTTTAGATTTTTCTTCAGCCGCTGAAAGGGGGCAAGGGAGTCCGCCAAGGAGGTTGACATTTTTAGCGCCTCTGTTTCGGCATCATTATTGATCTCGTTAAGTATACCGAGCGCAACCGCTTCTTCCGGTGAGTAGAATTGGCTGAGAGAGGTCACTTCAAACTGGCGATTGGCCGGGACACATCTCCGGACAGCTACCAGGGCAATGGCGGGGAGGTCGAGGCCCAGGGCCAGTTCATTCAGTCCCATTTTATAGTCACCTGGTACGCCGATACGGTGGTCACACGACATGGCCAGGAGGCACCCGCCGGCCACAGCGTGACCATCCACAACGGCCACAACGGGGCCTGGGAAGGTCATAATGCTCATAAAGGCACGGCCCAAAGTTTCGATAACGTTCCAGGCATTGTCATCGTTCCCTTCCGTGAGACTCACAATATTCAGACCGGCGCTGAAAAAGCGACCATTACCCGTGAGGACCGCGCCGTCGAAGTTGTCATCTGGAATGAAGGCTTCGGCCACGGCAG
This genomic interval carries:
- a CDS encoding YbjQ family protein, translated to MILTTSSTIPGHAITESKGLVKGSTIRARHVGKDIVASLRTVIGGEIKEYTEMMAESREEAQQRMIERAEEMGANAITDIRFTTSMVMSNTSEILAYGTAVMAVGS
- a CDS encoding enoyl-CoA hydratase/isomerase family protein; this encodes MIDSTIEGRIKVLRMNHGPANAMDLPFLTAVAEAFIPDDNFDGAVLTGNGRFFSAGLNIVSLTEGNDDNAWNVIETLGRAFMSIMTFPGPVVAVVDGHAVAGGCLLAMSCDHRIGVPGDYKMGLNELALGLDLPAIALVAVRRCVPANRQFEVTSLSQFYSPEEAVALGILNEINNDAETEALKMSTSLADSLAPFQRLKKNLNAPALEMFEKGGDSTDEFIRQWKTPESQAKIKAAVEKMKKS